The sequence TGTCAAGCTGGGCGGAGTATTCTGGGAATTCGAATCAGAATGGTTGAAGGACTATTACCCAACTTCCGATTTGAAGAGGTATAGGGACACCTACCCACTCTTATTGAGAGGGCTTGGCCTGAAAACGTCCAGGTACGTCCCCGTCGAATTGAACCACACACGAATGAGTTGGTTGGCAGAGAACGATTCTCTCGCATCCATCTCGTGCACATCCGAAGGCAAGGACGCCATGCGAATGCACACCAAATATTGGTCGCTACTGTTTACCGTAGCCGTTTCCGTTACTTCCGTCGCCGCGACGGGGTGCAAGTCGATGCCAGGCTGGGGTTACATGGCCCGCATGGGAGCACCGTCTGCATCCAGCGAATCTGAAGCACCACGCTACGCTGCGACACCATCGTCGACTTCGACGCCGACACCATCTTCCACGCAGTTGGCAGGCCGCTCGCAAGTGATGCCCAATTACTTAGCCGGTGCCACTCAGTCCTCGACGCCTAATGCCACGCAACAAGCTTCGGCGACAAGCCCCGCAGGGCCTGGCTATTACTCGGCCACGCCAAGCGGCAACACCCCGGTGGCAAGCACCACCACTCCGGCCGGCTACGGTGCCTACCCAGCCCAAGGCACGCCTGGCGCTTACGGTGCCTCGGCAGCAGCTTACACCGCCAATGCCAACACCACCTCGACATACGGTTCTTCGGGCGCTGCCCCGGTAGGTTACTCGGCCATGCCGCCGTCCTACACGCAACCGTCGACCGGTTCCAGCTATGGCCAAACTTCGCCTAGCGGTTCCACCTCGTCGTACAGTGGTTCGTCGTACTCGACACCATCTGCCCCAAGCTCGTCCTATGGCAGCGGAACCTCGCAGCCATCGAGCGGCAGCAACTATCCAACAACTTCTTCGACGACGCCTCAGTACCCATCCACAGGATCGGGGCCAAGCGGCTTTAGCTATCCGCAGTCTTCGATGCCACAGTCTTCGTATCCTTCGACCGGATCTGGACCGTCGGCGAGCTCGAGCTCGTACCCGCCCACCAGCAACTACTCTGGTGCAGCGGCTCCTAATCCGAGCAACTACCAAGCAATGAGCAGCCCAGCCGCCTCGACCGCTTCGGCAACTTCCGCCGCAGGTAACGATTCGAGCTACCGCCCAGGTGGCACCGCCGACTACAGCGGAACCGCTGCCGGCACGGCTTCGCGTTTCGGTAATACCACGGACTACCCAAGTTCGACCTTCACCCGATAGTCGGACTAGCTACGCCCAAACAAACTTCATCGAGAGAGGGAGCAACTTCAAGTTGCTCCCTTTTTTTATGTCCGGTCACAAAACAAAAAATGCCCACGCGATAACGTGGGCAGATTGTCACTGCAATCAAGCAGACACAGCAAAACGCTTACAAGCCAGTGGGGCAGAAAGATTGGCTGATCACGCGAGATTGAATCCCTTTCACCTTCAAACGAAACAATTGCTTTTCAGCAGAGGTGTCATCGGCGAAAGTACCAACTCGCTTCCAGGCATGTTCCGCCGAGTCATACTCGTCGACGATAATCTGCCTTGCCATTCCCCCCGGAGCACTGACGGAAATCCACTTCCCCGTCGCGTCGTGCGAACATTCACACATGGCACAATACTCCTAAGATTTTATGGATGCGGTTCTACTAGCATCGACTCAACCGTAAGTTGTGATGAGTGAAATCCTGGGAAATTGCAAGTCGCCACGCCCGATCTGCGGGAATCCGTGCACGCAGAGCATTCCTCTAGCGGCATACCCTTGAAACGAGCAGAAAGATCCTCGCTGTTAGCTTGGCTAACGCCCCAACCAACGGTGCGTGGGCGCGCGAATTAGTAGGCCAGAAACTACCAGCCCATTACCATATTCGACTCGATCGCCTTTCGAGCCTGGTTCAGATCGTTGCCAGTCTCGTGCATGTAAAGCCGAATGGCGTGAACCTTGTCTCCTTCCGCTTTCGAGAGACAATCTCGCGCCACCATGCATGGATCGAGCGGGCTTGTCGTTAGCCCAAGTGCGGCCTTTGAGATTACCCAAGACATTCGTGGGCGTTTGGCAATTCGGATAATCTCGTCGCCTGGGTAGCTATCGTAAACTTGCCCTTTGGCCTCGTTTTCGTCCTCGGCCCAGGTGATCACAATATGAGCGTTGGTTTCAACCTCGAACAGTGCCATGGCGAATCTCCTTCTGAGAAGCAAACTAGAGGAACCAGCAAGAGCGAACAGAACCTCGACTCCATCCCATGCTAGCTCCCTCGCGTTCGCTCTTATTCGTTCGGCTCTTGCCCAACGCGACAACGTCTGGACAAGCGGATAGCCCAGCGACAGGGCCGTAAATGAGCACGAAACATGGCAAGGTATTCCAGCAGCTGACAATGGAGTGGTTTTTGCGAATTTAATAGCTGGCGTACTCGACCGTCAATCAAATTCCCTTCCTGCTCTGGCCATCGCCAAGCGACTTGGAAATGCCTAGTGGTTGGGTCTTTGCCGTTGTTCAACCTAACGGGAAATTTCTGGTAGAATGAAGGAGATCCCCTGGTTGAAGATACCCGATTTTTTTCTCCCCGCTGAAGTACGACCACCCCTATGAGTTCGTCTAATTCGCCAGAAAGCCAACCACTCCCGCCGCGCGAGTCGCCACCACCGGCGAGACGGAGCAGGCCGATCGGTCGTTGGTTGTTGACGATTTTTGTTCTGCTGGTGGTCTATCTTGGCTTCACCTTTTTGAACACGAAATCGCGAGCCCAGTGGAAATGGGCAGAGGCCCTCCAGGCCTTAGAACAGGGACAAAT comes from Bremerella cremea and encodes:
- a CDS encoding DUF6793 family protein, encoding MALFEVETNAHIVITWAEDENEAKGQVYDSYPGDEIIRIAKRPRMSWVISKAALGLTTSPLDPCMVARDCLSKAEGDKVHAIRLYMHETGNDLNQARKAIESNMVMGW